A genome region from Euphorbia lathyris chromosome 4, ddEupLath1.1, whole genome shotgun sequence includes the following:
- the LOC136225748 gene encoding F-box/LRR-repeat protein At5g02910-like — protein MAKESERPKLQEKEDHISGLPDPLLQHILSLLPSTKEAIQTTVLSKRWHNQWTHVLILNFHSSGISAEKLCKFIDDTLLLHNCSKIKKFHIQSEGYYAKRDSHISSNLDFAIRKEMEELILNFRYGYVEFSLPEFLFNYGSLVKLHTNSCNFVFMPYGKVSWEHLKSLNIENCRLPPKAIENILGGTPSLESLELAFNIPYEEDIIASKSLKKLVLNNVWIYVLQISCPNVEELTLCDRFLALTEPKLMNCPSLVCATLDFEFNGICRSLHEIMILQQLEHVNELKFGRRFIKILPDLMLKADLSSLRLKNKSLTLDSPNFATQSAEIELALGISYVLEKLVVKLPIYKLELERTKDPDLNVSTKTYWNSKRRVLNCLVSHLKRIEIIGLSRNDDNCKLVLSFVEFLLKNATVLEKLVVILKDGGKDFAIKVSQKLFNSPKCSGHAVVELLCYSELGRQKEVIDLTTMCNPFVI, from the exons ATGGCAAAGGAAAGCGAAAGGCCGAAGTTGCAGGAGAAAGAAGATCACATCAGTGGCTTGCCAGACCCTCTCCTTCAACATATCCTCTCCCTTTTGCCTTCAACGAAAGAAGCTATTCAGACTACCGTTTTATCAAAGAGATGGCATAATCAGTGGACTCATGTTCTCATTCTTAATTTTCATTCCTCTGGTATATCTGCTGAAAAACTATGTAAATTCATTGATGATACACTGCTTCTTCATAACTGCTCCAAGATCAAGAAGTTCCACATCCAATCCGAAGGTTATTATGCTAAGAGGGATTCTCACATTAGTTCGAATCTCGATTTTGCAATCAGAAAAGAGATGGAGGAGCTAATCTTGAATTTCCGTTATGGTTACGTAGAGTTCAGTTTGCCGGAGTTCCTATTCAATTATGGTTCCTTGGTTAAACTGCATACCAATTCTTGTAATTTTGTTTTCATGCCTTATGGGAAGGTAAGCTGGGAACATCTTAAGTCATTGAATATAGAAAACTGCAGATTGCCTCCTAAAGCAATTGAAAATATTCTAGGTGGGACTCCCTCACTTGAATCGTTGGAATTAGCCTTCAATATTCCATATGAAGAGGATATTATTGCTTCCAAATCTTTGAAAAAATTGGTGCTCAACAATGTTTGGATTTATGTTCTTCAAATTTCTTGTCCAAATGTTGAAGAATTGACTCTTTGTGATCGTTTTCTTGCTTTGactgagcctaaattgatgaaTTGTCCATCTTTAGTTTGTGCTACTCTTGATTTTGAGTTTAATGGTATATGTCGAAGTTTGCATGAGATTATGATCCTGCAGCAGCTTGAGCATGTCAACGAGCTGAAATTTGGGAGACGGTTTATCAAG ATTCTACCAGATTTAATGTTGAAAGCTGACCTATCTTCTCTGCGCTTGAAAAACAAATCCTTGACTCTGGATAGTCCTAATTTTGCAACACAATCTGCTGAAATTGAATTAGCACTAGGCATTTCATATGTTCTTGAGAAATTAGTTGTAAAGCTGCCAATTTACAAG ttagaattagaaaggaCCAAAGATCCAGACTTGAATGTTTCTACTAAGACCTATTGGAATTCCAAGAGAAGAGTTTTGAATTGCTTGGTGTCACATTTAAAGAGGATTGAGATCATTGGCCTCTCAAGGAACGATGATAATTGTAAGCTTGTTCTTAGCTTTGTTGAATTCCTTCTTAAGAATGCAACTGTGCTTGAGAAGTTGGTGGTGATATTAAAAGATGGTGGAAAAGACTTTGCCATCAAAGTTTCTCAAAAATTGTTCAACTCTCCAAAGTGTTCTGGACATGCCGTGGTGGAACTACTATGTTATAGTGAGCTTGGGAGGCAGAAGGAGGTGATTGATTTGACTACTATGTGTAACCCCTTTGTTATTTGA